In Kitasatospora viridis, the following are encoded in one genomic region:
- a CDS encoding ferritin-like domain-containing protein, whose product MSGPTRRTLLLGLAGAGTGIAGTGLGLYAFGRAPGPGGSARAPQRYSGELRTVALAAALENQAVSVHQAARAALHSGRLGPLPPALSAFVQAATAHHTAHAATWNAILRAAGEPPVTTVPLTTHAQALDAVRAARSPAELAAALQRTEAQAAQTHTLAAAGLPPGTPALTAAATIAPVEAMHAATLACLLGGRSTVADFLATEDAVPVTALTV is encoded by the coding sequence GTGAGCGGGCCCACCCGGCGCACGCTGCTGCTGGGCCTGGCCGGTGCCGGCACCGGCATCGCGGGCACCGGCCTCGGCCTGTACGCCTTCGGCCGGGCTCCCGGCCCGGGCGGCTCGGCCCGAGCCCCGCAGCGCTACTCGGGCGAGCTGCGGACCGTCGCCCTCGCCGCCGCCCTGGAGAACCAGGCGGTGAGCGTCCATCAGGCCGCCCGCGCCGCCCTGCACTCCGGCCGGCTCGGCCCGCTGCCCCCGGCGCTGTCCGCCTTCGTGCAGGCCGCCACCGCCCACCACACGGCGCACGCGGCGACCTGGAACGCGATCCTGCGGGCGGCCGGCGAGCCCCCCGTCACCACCGTCCCGCTCACCACCCACGCGCAGGCGCTGGACGCGGTCCGGGCGGCCCGGAGCCCCGCCGAGCTCGCCGCCGCCCTGCAACGCACCGAGGCCCAGGCCGCGCAGACCCACACCCTCGCCGCCGCCGGCCTGCCTCCCGGCACCCCCGCCCTCACCGCCGCCGCCACCATCGCCCCGGTCGAGGCGATGCACGCCGCCACGCTGGCCTGCCTGCTCGGCGGCCGCTCCACGGTGGCCGACTTCCTGGCCACGGAGGACGCGGTGCCGGTGACGGCGCTGACGGTGTGA